In the Chroococcidiopsis sp. SAG 2025 genome, one interval contains:
- a CDS encoding 2Fe-2S iron-sulfur cluster-binding protein, whose translation MTVRVNFLPDDVTVEATVGEPLLDVAERAGVVIPTGCMMGSCHACEVEIDGDNTVCACITAVPPGQEQLTIDLYFDPAW comes from the coding sequence ATGACTGTGCGAGTCAATTTTTTACCCGATGATGTCACTGTAGAAGCCACAGTCGGAGAACCATTGTTAGATGTAGCAGAGCGAGCGGGGGTTGTCATCCCCACCGGCTGTATGATGGGTTCCTGTCACGCTTGCGAAGTCGAGATCGATGGAGACAATACAGTATGCGCTTGTATTACTGCTGTACCACCTGGACAGGAACAGTTGACGATCGATCTTTATTTCGATCCAGCGTGGTGA